The genomic region GGTCCCGTCGTTCCGCTGGCTGACCGAACTGTTCCCCGCCGGGACCACCGGGACCACCGGAACCGCCGGAACCGCCGGGGCCGCCGGGGCCGCCGGGAACGACCAGCCGCCCAGCGCCCGCGCCGACCGTCCCGTGACCCGCCACGCGGGACCCGGGAGGGGTGTTGCCTAGATCGGCGATCAGCCCGGCCCGCCAGGTGACCTCCGCCGAGGGCCAGGAACAGGAGCCGAAGGCCAGGAACAGGAACAGGAACAGGATGCCGCTACTCGGCCGGAGTGCGCAGGCCGGCCAGCATCACCTCGTGCGTGCTCTCACGCTGCCGGGGAGTTGAGGCCGAGTCGGCCATGCGCATGAACGCCGCCACGTCTTCGGCGGTGACATCCCCGCGCAGTTGGCCGCTTCGCCGGGCTCGGTCGGCGACCGGGGTGATCAAGGAGGCGGTGAGAGCCCTCCCCTGCTCGGCCGCCTGCGGGCTCGTCCTGCACAGAGCGTCGAACAACCGCAGCCCCGCGTCGTCGAGTACGCACCCGCGGGTGAACACCGCGCGGAAGGCCTCCCAGTCGTCGGCGATGGCAGCGGCCTCCTCCGCGACCTGGCCCGCGCCGCGCGCCAGGTCCTCCAGCAACTCAAGGACAAGGTCGTCCTTGGTCGCGAAGTGCCGGTAGAAGGTGGTTGCTCCCACTCCCGCGGTCCGGGCGATGGCCTCGATGCTCAGGTCGGGTCCCTGCTCGGCGAAGGCCAGGCGGGCCGCATCGAGCAGCCGCCGCCGGTTGCGAACTTGGTCTTTGCGCGGTGCACGCGGTGACGTGGCGGTCAATCCAGGCTCCTGATCGGGACACCCACCGAGGCGGTAGTGGTGCTGCCCCGCCTC from Streptomyces sp. NBC_00878 harbors:
- a CDS encoding TetR/AcrR family transcriptional regulator, whose amino-acid sequence is MTATSPRAPRKDQVRNRRRLLDAARLAFAEQGPDLSIEAIARTAGVGATTFYRHFATKDDLVLELLEDLARGAGQVAEEAAAIADDWEAFRAVFTRGCVLDDAGLRLFDALCRTSPQAAEQGRALTASLITPVADRARRSGQLRGDVTAEDVAAFMRMADSASTPRQRESTHEVMLAGLRTPAE